The following proteins are co-located in the Bordetella bronchialis genome:
- the gmk gene encoding guanylate kinase translates to MVVAPSGAGKSSLVRALLQRDASIRLSISCTTRAPRPGEVDGRDYRFVSVAEFERMRDDNALLEWAEVHGNYYGTPADGIAQATRAGHDVLLEIDWQGARQVRQRFPGAIGIFILPPSIDELEARLKARGQDPDSVIARRLLAAGGEIAHAPECEYVIINQEFSVALDELTQIVNAARLRFSSQAVRHAQLFSQLGISAPH, encoded by the coding sequence ATGGTCGTCGCGCCCAGCGGCGCCGGCAAATCCAGCCTGGTCCGGGCGCTGCTGCAGCGCGATGCCAGCATCCGCCTGTCGATTTCGTGCACGACGCGGGCACCGCGGCCGGGTGAAGTGGACGGGCGCGACTACCGCTTCGTCAGCGTGGCGGAATTCGAGCGGATGCGCGACGACAACGCCCTGCTGGAATGGGCGGAAGTCCATGGCAACTACTACGGGACGCCGGCCGACGGAATCGCCCAGGCGACCCGCGCGGGGCACGACGTGCTGCTGGAAATCGACTGGCAGGGCGCCCGCCAGGTGCGGCAGCGTTTTCCGGGGGCGATCGGCATCTTCATCCTGCCGCCTTCCATCGACGAACTGGAAGCCCGCCTGAAAGCCCGCGGCCAGGATCCGGACTCGGTGATCGCGCGCCGCCTGCTGGCGGCCGGGGGCGAAATCGCCCATGCGCCCGAGTGCGAATATGTTATTATTAATCAAGAATTTAGCGTCGCGTTGGATGAACTGACCCAGATCGTCAACGCGGCCAGGTTGCGCTTCTCCTCTCAAGCAGTCCGCCACGCCCAGCTGTTTTCCCAATTGGGTATCTCGGCGCCCCATTGA
- a CDS encoding DUF58 domain-containing protein, whose translation MFGWRKSSRRPAVPGGASVDAPGNAPGDVQAHSRERQADALVRRLEWTVIRRLDGLLQGDYRTLFRGFGIDFVDLREYQPGDDVRYIDWNVTARLQTPHVREFQEDREVAAWFLLDLSGSVDFGSGAVRKRALLADFTAVMARLLTRHGNRVGAMLYSGAPGARPSVVPARSGRRHLLHLLDRMHAVQAATRGETRLADLLDPARGLVSRRSALFVVSDFISAPGWETSLGLLARHHDVVAVRLVDPLESALPDLGLVVLQDAETGEQLLVDTHDASFRGRFAEAAAAREAALRDAFAGAGVACLSLATDTRMDLALLRFAQQRRRPGGAPKGEGTALAAGMDNAAPSRSQQHLRAGSMADRRVAMGAARRFP comes from the coding sequence ATGTTCGGGTGGCGGAAGTCTAGCCGGCGTCCCGCCGTTCCCGGCGGCGCATCCGTCGATGCGCCGGGGAATGCGCCGGGAGATGTGCAGGCGCACAGCCGCGAACGGCAGGCGGATGCCCTGGTGCGGCGGCTGGAGTGGACCGTCATCCGGCGCCTGGACGGCTTGCTGCAGGGCGACTATCGCACGCTGTTCCGCGGCTTCGGCATCGATTTCGTCGACCTGCGCGAATACCAGCCCGGCGATGACGTGCGCTATATCGACTGGAACGTGACGGCGCGTCTGCAGACGCCCCATGTCCGCGAATTCCAGGAGGATCGCGAGGTCGCGGCGTGGTTTCTGCTGGACCTGAGCGGATCGGTGGACTTCGGTTCCGGCGCGGTGCGCAAGCGTGCGCTGCTGGCGGACTTCACCGCCGTCATGGCGCGCTTGCTGACCCGCCACGGCAATCGCGTCGGCGCCATGCTTTACAGCGGCGCGCCCGGGGCGCGGCCTTCGGTGGTCCCGGCGCGTTCCGGCCGGCGCCATTTGCTGCACCTGCTCGATCGCATGCATGCCGTGCAGGCAGCCACCCGCGGCGAAACGCGGCTGGCCGACCTGCTGGACCCGGCGCGTGGCCTGGTGAGCCGCCGTTCCGCGCTGTTCGTCGTATCGGATTTCATCAGCGCGCCGGGTTGGGAAACCTCGCTGGGCTTGCTGGCCCGCCACCATGACGTGGTGGCGGTGCGCCTGGTCGACCCGCTGGAATCCGCCTTGCCCGACCTGGGCCTGGTCGTACTGCAGGATGCCGAAACGGGAGAGCAGTTGCTCGTCGATACCCATGACGCCTCGTTCCGCGGCCGCTTCGCCGAAGCCGCGGCGGCGCGCGAAGCAGCCTTGCGGGATGCCTTTGCCGGCGCGGGCGTGGCGTGCCTGTCGCTGGCGACGGATACGCGCATGGACCTGGCCCTGTTGCGCTTCGCGCAGCAGCGTCGCCGGCCGGGCGGCGCGCCGAAAGGCGAAGGCACGGCCCTTGCCGCGGGCATGGACAACGCCGCGCCCTCCCGTTCGCAGCAGCATCTGCGGGCGGGGTCGATGGCGGACAGGCGTGTGGCCATGGGCGCGGCGCGGCGCTTCCCATGA
- a CDS encoding SDR family oxidoreductase — protein MNQNGRRGEGKVAVVTGAGSGIGRAVALQLLAEGYRVALAGRRAEALEETRAAAGADAERALAVATDVCNEESVRNLFEQTRRAFGRLDVLFNNAGRGAPAVPIEELPVETWRSVVDTNLTGMFLCAQAAIRIMKDQQPRGGRIVNNGSISAHAPRPYSIAYTATKHAVTGLTKSISLDCRQYDIACGQIDIGNAATPMTERMVAGVLQPDHTVRAEPRMDVAHVAEAVASMVALPLDANVQFMTIMATKMPFLGRG, from the coding sequence ATGAATCAGAACGGCAGGCGTGGCGAGGGCAAGGTCGCCGTGGTGACCGGGGCGGGCAGCGGCATCGGCCGCGCCGTGGCGCTGCAACTGCTGGCCGAGGGCTACCGCGTCGCCCTGGCCGGACGGCGCGCCGAGGCGCTGGAAGAAACCCGGGCGGCGGCCGGCGCCGACGCGGAACGGGCGCTGGCGGTGGCGACCGATGTCTGCAATGAGGAATCCGTGCGGAATCTGTTCGAGCAGACCCGGCGCGCCTTCGGCCGCCTGGACGTGCTCTTCAACAACGCGGGCCGGGGCGCCCCGGCCGTGCCCATCGAAGAGCTGCCCGTCGAGACCTGGCGCAGCGTCGTCGATACCAACCTGACCGGCATGTTCCTGTGCGCGCAGGCCGCCATCCGCATCATGAAGGACCAGCAGCCGCGCGGCGGCCGCATCGTCAACAATGGTTCCATCTCGGCTCACGCGCCGCGGCCGTATTCCATCGCCTATACCGCCACCAAGCACGCCGTCACGGGGCTGACCAAGTCGATTTCCCTGGATTGCCGCCAGTACGACATCGCCTGCGGGCAGATCGACATCGGCAATGCGGCGACGCCGATGACCGAGCGCATGGTGGCGGGCGTGCTGCAGCCCGACCATACCGTGCGTGCCGAGCCCCGCATGGACGTCGCCCACGTGGCGGAAGCGGTCGCCTCGATGGTTGCCCTGCCGCTGGACGCCAATGTCCAGTTCATGACCATCATGGCCACCAAGATGCCTTTCCTGGGGCGCGGCTGA
- a CDS encoding C40 family peptidase, whose product MTPPTRRYPFSRIFLPAALLTIALATLPGTAGAMISSDALGSLKGLSPTDLPTVPSLRDRVVAAGLDALGTRYRYGGDDPDTGFDCSGLVSFIYKEVAGMDLPRRARDQRAEGRAVKTAQLQPGDLVFFGIRRHNQTSHVGIYIGNNEFIHAPTRGEKVRIDTLDSAYWSKRFNGARRYIAPGDGGATAVASNAR is encoded by the coding sequence ATGACGCCGCCGACGAGACGCTATCCCTTTTCCCGAATCTTCCTTCCCGCCGCCCTACTGACCATCGCCCTCGCCACCCTGCCCGGTACCGCCGGCGCGATGATTTCCTCAGATGCCCTTGGCTCCCTCAAGGGTCTTTCCCCTACCGACCTTCCCACCGTCCCCTCGCTGCGCGACCGTGTCGTCGCCGCCGGGCTGGACGCGCTGGGAACGCGTTACCGCTATGGCGGCGACGATCCCGATACCGGCTTCGATTGCAGCGGCCTGGTCAGCTTCATCTACAAGGAAGTGGCCGGCATGGACCTGCCGCGCCGCGCGCGCGATCAACGCGCCGAAGGCCGCGCCGTCAAAACGGCCCAGCTGCAACCTGGCGACCTGGTGTTCTTCGGCATACGCCGGCACAACCAGACGTCCCACGTCGGCATCTATATCGGCAATAACGAATTCATCCACGCCCCCACGCGGGGCGAGAAAGTACGCATCGATACGCTGGACAGCGCCTACTGGTCCAAGCGCTTCAACGGCGCCCGCCGCTATATCGCTCCCGGCGATGGCGGCGCGACCGCCGTGGCGTCCAACGCCCGATAA
- a CDS encoding TonB-dependent receptor, with product MPRSLPAPRRPRSARRFSSSPLALSLSAALAVCAAPSARSQDAGQLAPASATGRAAPAASSANAPSPGAAPASPANVLAADTAPASGRHSGSSPAATATAPTVTLPTVITTGNPLGSADIASPTTVLEGTGLDLRRADTLGQTLNGLPGISTTTYGPMVGRPIIRGMDGDRIRIMNNGLGSVDASSLSFDHAVPLDPMSASRIEIVRGPAALLYGGNAVGGVVNVIDDRIPTEPVQGVHGQLQGDWGGANNSRSGAVQLEGGDGRFAIRADAFGRQTDDLRIPGYARTPALRAQDGPDADEAHGRLPNSDGSMHGGGVGMSWTGDSGYAGISYSGYDSDYGSVAEDSVRLKMRQERFGATSKIDDLDGPFKSLKFDFAYTDYQHREIDDGVTGTRFKNHGYEARVEAQHQDLGPLRGALGLQVSQTRFSALGDESLVPTTETDSFALFDVEQWDVTDRLNLSLGGRLEYTRLSPSAGGVEKFDAASKRDFTAGSLALGAIYKLDGVWSLAANASYTERAPTFYELYANGPHEATGQYLIGDPSLNKERSFSGDLGLRFKAGPHHGNFGVFYSHFRNYITEMNTGLFANDEGEIVPPGTDDALSQAFYRGVPADFYGFEAEGTFRVLDRGAHKLDLLLSGDYTNARNSDTGEPLPRIPPLRLGFGLDYAYGAWGAGVSFTKAFAQHRHPDNDDSTDGYYKLDADLTYSFRVDKTQWQAYLRGTNLTNQEIRYATSVLRDIAPEGGRAVMVGVRASF from the coding sequence ATGCCTCGATCTCTCCCAGCCCCGCGGCGCCCACGCTCCGCCCGCCGCTTTAGTTCGTCTCCGCTCGCCCTGTCACTGAGTGCGGCGCTGGCCGTGTGCGCCGCCCCGTCGGCCCGGTCCCAGGACGCCGGGCAGCTGGCTCCCGCTTCCGCCACCGGCCGCGCCGCGCCGGCCGCTTCCAGCGCGAATGCCCCTTCCCCCGGGGCGGCACCCGCATCCCCGGCGAACGTCCTTGCCGCCGACACGGCGCCCGCATCCGGCCGCCACAGCGGCAGCAGCCCCGCCGCGACGGCCACCGCGCCCACGGTCACCCTGCCGACGGTGATCACGACCGGGAATCCCCTGGGCAGCGCGGATATCGCCTCGCCCACCACCGTGCTGGAAGGCACCGGCCTGGACCTGCGCCGCGCCGACACGCTGGGCCAGACGCTCAATGGCTTGCCCGGTATCTCCACCACTACCTATGGCCCCATGGTGGGCCGTCCCATCATCCGCGGCATGGATGGGGACCGCATCCGCATCATGAACAACGGCCTGGGTTCGGTGGATGCCTCGTCGCTGTCCTTCGACCATGCCGTGCCGCTGGACCCGATGAGCGCCAGCCGCATCGAGATCGTGCGCGGCCCCGCCGCGCTGCTGTACGGCGGCAACGCCGTCGGCGGCGTGGTCAATGTCATCGACGACCGCATTCCCACCGAACCGGTGCAAGGCGTCCACGGCCAGCTTCAGGGCGACTGGGGCGGCGCGAACAACAGCCGTTCAGGCGCGGTGCAGCTGGAAGGCGGGGACGGTCGCTTCGCCATCCGCGCCGACGCCTTTGGCCGCCAGACCGACGACCTGCGCATTCCCGGCTATGCACGCACGCCTGCCCTGCGCGCCCAGGATGGTCCGGATGCCGACGAAGCGCACGGACGGCTGCCCAACAGCGACGGCTCGATGCACGGCGGCGGCGTGGGGATGTCATGGACCGGCGACAGCGGCTACGCGGGGATTTCCTATAGCGGCTACGACTCGGATTACGGCTCGGTGGCGGAAGATTCCGTGCGCCTGAAAATGCGCCAGGAACGTTTCGGAGCCACCAGCAAGATCGACGACCTGGACGGCCCGTTCAAAAGCCTGAAGTTCGACTTCGCCTACACCGATTACCAGCATCGCGAGATCGACGACGGCGTCACCGGCACCCGCTTCAAGAACCATGGCTACGAAGCGCGCGTCGAGGCGCAGCACCAGGACCTGGGCCCGCTGCGGGGCGCGCTGGGGCTGCAGGTCAGCCAGACGCGCTTTTCCGCGCTGGGGGACGAAAGCCTGGTTCCCACCACCGAGACCGACTCGTTCGCCCTGTTCGACGTGGAGCAGTGGGACGTCACGGACCGCCTCAACCTTAGCCTGGGCGGCCGCTTGGAATACACCCGATTGTCGCCTTCCGCTGGCGGCGTGGAGAAATTCGACGCGGCATCCAAGCGGGATTTCACCGCGGGCAGTCTGGCGCTGGGCGCCATCTACAAGCTGGACGGCGTCTGGTCCCTGGCGGCCAACGCGTCCTACACGGAGCGGGCGCCGACCTTCTACGAGCTGTACGCCAACGGACCGCACGAGGCGACCGGCCAGTACCTGATCGGCGATCCCTCCCTGAACAAGGAGCGCTCGTTCTCCGGGGACCTGGGACTGCGCTTCAAGGCCGGCCCCCACCATGGCAACTTCGGCGTCTTCTACAGCCACTTCCGCAACTACATCACGGAGATGAACACCGGCCTGTTCGCCAACGACGAAGGCGAGATCGTGCCCCCCGGCACCGACGACGCGCTGTCGCAGGCCTTCTACCGCGGCGTGCCGGCGGATTTCTACGGCTTCGAGGCCGAGGGCACGTTCCGGGTCCTGGACCGCGGGGCGCACAAGCTGGACCTGCTGCTCTCCGGAGACTACACCAACGCGCGCAACAGCGACACCGGCGAGCCCCTGCCGCGCATCCCGCCGCTGCGGCTGGGATTCGGCCTGGACTACGCCTACGGCGCCTGGGGCGCCGGGGTGTCCTTCACCAAGGCCTTCGCCCAGCACCGGCATCCCGACAACGATGACAGCACGGACGGCTATTACAAGCTGGATGCCGACCTGACGTACTCGTTCCGGGTGGACAAGACGCAATGGCAGGCGTACCTGCGCGGCACCAATCTGACCAACCAAGAGATCCGCTACGCAACGTCGGTATTGCGCGACATCGCGCCGGAAGGCGGACGCGCCGTGATGGTGGGCGTGCGGGCAAGTTTCTAA
- a CDS encoding S1C family serine protease, translating into MKRVAIYGWGAAAVALVFVAGLGSAWLMQPKLRALTQKDIDAAVLHTLETKSLPSRTARAAEAVRPSVVEIIGYPQIDADADKPAAATPPADGDKPGGNRPDANAPDGNKPDSRQADAGKPGAPQPGAPQPGAPQPGAPQPGAPQPGVPQPGTNPPNGDKPGAGKAAPDGKPAPEARKSPDGKDAPGGDEEAVNIGSGVVITDQGVILTNFHVIAGARRLKVRFYDGHESDASVVGVQPEKDLAVIRATSLPDDLPAATLGSSRNLAPGDEVVAVGFPFGIGPSVSSGVVSGLNRQFVSPESKQDLDHLIQFDAAANPGNSGGPLVNMDGEVVGIVTAILNPTNSKTFVGIGFATTIESAGSAVGISPF; encoded by the coding sequence ATGAAACGGGTTGCGATCTACGGATGGGGAGCGGCAGCGGTCGCGCTGGTGTTCGTTGCTGGCCTGGGTTCTGCCTGGCTGATGCAGCCCAAGCTGCGTGCGCTGACGCAAAAGGACATCGACGCCGCTGTCCTGCATACCCTGGAAACCAAGAGCCTGCCGTCCAGGACCGCCCGGGCCGCCGAAGCCGTGCGGCCGTCGGTGGTGGAGATCATCGGCTATCCGCAGATCGACGCTGACGCCGACAAGCCAGCGGCCGCGACGCCGCCCGCCGACGGCGACAAGCCCGGCGGCAATCGTCCTGACGCCAATGCGCCGGACGGCAACAAGCCCGACTCCAGGCAAGCCGATGCGGGAAAGCCGGGGGCGCCTCAGCCGGGGGCGCCACAGCCGGGGGCGCCACAGCCGGGGGCGCCTCAGCCGGGGGCGCCGCAGCCCGGCGTGCCGCAACCGGGAACAAACCCGCCGAACGGCGACAAGCCGGGCGCCGGCAAGGCCGCCCCGGATGGCAAGCCCGCGCCGGAGGCCAGGAAGTCGCCCGATGGCAAGGACGCGCCGGGTGGCGATGAAGAAGCCGTCAACATCGGCTCCGGCGTGGTGATCACCGACCAGGGGGTGATCCTGACCAACTTCCATGTCATCGCCGGCGCGCGCCGCCTGAAGGTCAGGTTCTATGACGGCCATGAGTCGGATGCCTCTGTGGTCGGCGTGCAGCCGGAGAAAGACCTGGCCGTCATACGCGCGACATCCCTGCCCGACGATCTGCCGGCGGCCACGCTGGGCTCCAGCCGCAATCTTGCGCCGGGCGACGAAGTCGTGGCCGTCGGCTTTCCTTTCGGCATCGGCCCGTCGGTTTCTTCGGGCGTGGTGTCCGGCCTGAACCGTCAATTCGTGTCGCCGGAAAGCAAGCAGGACCTGGACCACCTGATCCAGTTCGACGCGGCCGCCAATCCCGGCAATTCGGGCGGCCCCCTGGTGAATATGGACGGGGAGGTGGTCGGTATCGTGACGGCGATTCTTAACCCCACCAACAGCAAGACCTTCGTCGGTATCGGCTTTGCCACGACTATCGAAAGCGCGGGCAGCGCCGTGGGCATTTCTCCCTTCTAG
- a CDS encoding VWA domain-containing protein, which yields MRFLWPELLWLLLLLPLLAAAYFYVLARRKKAAVVYPDLALARTAMGPGQRLRRHVPPLLFWLALGAALLACARPSATVTLPADTLTLVLTMDVSRSMEAADVQPTRLSAAQDAARNFIKDLPSSVRLGIVAFAAAATVVQPPTDNRQDMLDAIDRFELQRGTATGSGLIVALATLFPDDRNTFESMLLNDPASRFGPYAAPLGSAGAADQALKREQERPPREPGSYRNGAIILLSDGRRTTGPDPLEIARMAAKRGVRIYTVGFGTQQGATVGGEGWSYFMQLDETTLRAVAKLTGGEYFQAGSASDLSQVYSKLSTRFSLERRETEIGALLAAAAALLLAAACVLSVLWFRR from the coding sequence ATGCGGTTTCTCTGGCCCGAATTGCTCTGGCTGCTGTTGCTGCTGCCTTTGCTTGCCGCCGCCTATTTCTACGTGCTGGCGCGGCGCAAGAAAGCCGCGGTGGTTTATCCCGACCTCGCATTGGCACGCACCGCAATGGGGCCTGGCCAACGGCTGCGGCGACATGTCCCTCCTTTGCTTTTCTGGCTTGCGCTGGGCGCCGCGCTGCTGGCGTGCGCGCGTCCCAGCGCCACCGTCACCCTGCCTGCCGATACGCTCACGCTGGTCCTGACCATGGACGTATCGCGCAGCATGGAAGCCGCCGACGTGCAGCCCACCCGGCTCAGCGCGGCCCAGGACGCGGCGCGCAACTTCATCAAGGATCTGCCGTCCAGCGTGCGACTGGGTATCGTCGCCTTCGCGGCGGCGGCGACCGTGGTGCAACCGCCCACCGACAACCGGCAGGACATGCTCGATGCCATCGATCGCTTCGAACTGCAGCGCGGCACGGCAACCGGCAGCGGCCTGATCGTGGCGCTGGCCACCCTCTTTCCCGACGACCGGAACACCTTCGAGTCCATGTTGCTCAACGACCCGGCATCCCGCTTCGGCCCGTACGCCGCGCCGCTGGGCAGCGCCGGCGCGGCGGACCAGGCCCTCAAGCGCGAACAGGAACGGCCGCCCAGGGAGCCCGGGTCGTATCGCAACGGCGCCATCATCCTGCTCAGCGATGGTCGCCGCACCACGGGGCCCGATCCGCTGGAGATCGCCCGGATGGCGGCCAAGCGCGGCGTGCGCATCTACACGGTCGGCTTCGGCACGCAGCAAGGCGCGACGGTGGGCGGCGAAGGCTGGTCGTACTTCATGCAGCTGGACGAGACGACGCTGCGCGCGGTGGCGAAATTGACGGGGGGCGAGTATTTCCAGGCGGGGTCCGCGTCCGACCTGAGCCAGGTGTACAGCAAGCTCAGCACGCGTTTCTCGCTGGAACGCCGCGAGACCGAAATCGGGGCGCTGCTGGCGGCCGCCGCGGCCCTGCTGCTGGCCGCCGCCTGCGTGCTGTCCGTATTGTGGTTCCGGCGGTGA
- a CDS encoding AAA family ATPase translates to MNDQPMSAVDSANLMERLLYEVKRVVVGQDHFLERVLVAILARGHLLVEGVPGLAKTLTVNTLARTMRGSFKRIQFTPDLLPADLVGTRMYNQRTGEFSTMLGPVFANLLLADEINRAPAKVQSALLEVMQERQVTIGGETHPVPTPFLVMATQNPIETEGTYPLPEAQIDRFMMKVLVGYPTEEEEVVIVNRFTGPPIAVNPVAMPGQLVRLQEECRKVYVDPGLIQYAVRVVAATRSPGRCGLADMERYVSFGASPRASIGLIDGARALAFLRGRDYALPEDVIDLVPDVLRHRIVLSYEALSDGVSADQLIGRVLQALPAPERPLESHVRVAEV, encoded by the coding sequence ATGAACGACCAACCCATGAGCGCGGTGGATAGCGCCAATCTGATGGAGCGCCTGCTGTACGAGGTGAAGCGTGTGGTGGTCGGACAGGACCACTTCCTGGAACGCGTGCTGGTGGCCATACTCGCGCGCGGCCATCTGCTGGTGGAAGGCGTGCCGGGGCTGGCCAAGACCCTGACGGTGAACACGCTGGCGCGCACCATGCGCGGGTCTTTCAAGCGCATCCAGTTCACACCGGACCTGCTGCCGGCGGACCTGGTCGGTACGCGCATGTACAACCAGCGCACGGGCGAGTTCTCCACGATGCTGGGACCGGTGTTCGCCAATCTGCTGCTGGCCGACGAGATCAACCGGGCGCCGGCCAAGGTCCAGAGCGCCTTGCTGGAGGTCATGCAGGAAAGACAGGTCACCATCGGTGGAGAGACGCATCCCGTGCCCACGCCCTTCCTGGTGATGGCCACCCAGAATCCCATAGAGACCGAAGGCACGTATCCCTTGCCGGAGGCCCAGATCGACCGCTTCATGATGAAGGTGCTGGTCGGCTATCCCACCGAGGAAGAAGAGGTCGTCATCGTCAATCGCTTCACCGGGCCTCCCATCGCGGTGAACCCGGTGGCCATGCCCGGCCAACTGGTGCGCCTGCAGGAGGAATGCCGCAAGGTATACGTGGATCCGGGCCTGATCCAGTACGCCGTCCGCGTGGTGGCGGCCACGCGCTCGCCGGGCCGCTGCGGCCTGGCCGACATGGAACGCTATGTGTCGTTCGGGGCCAGTCCGCGCGCCAGCATAGGCCTGATCGACGGCGCCCGCGCGCTGGCTTTCCTGCGCGGCCGCGACTACGCGCTGCCCGAGGATGTCATCGACCTGGTACCGGACGTCCTGCGCCATCGCATTGTGCTTTCCTATGAAGCGCTGTCGGATGGCGTGAGCGCGGATCAACTGATCGGCCGTGTGCTGCAGGCCCTGCCGGCGCCCGAGCGCCCGCTGGAATCCCATGTTCGGGTGGCGGAAGTCTAG
- a CDS encoding bestrophin family protein yields the protein MIVRPKTGWFRMLFAWEHSVRNTILAPLGIIFLLSLAALWGYRRSDAFFLCLSPVPFSLIGVALAIFASFRNNACYERYWEGRKQWGVLSCATRDLARYAVTVPSPAAAPSDVRHLVNTLAAFVHVLKHQLRGTDPSRALHEFLGDAHARDVLRRAHRPQYLLTCVQRQLASWRRDARIDDILLAAALAHLDRLSQAAGACERIRTTPVPYPYEVLLHRTTYFYCVLLPFGLVESIGWATPIVTVFIAYAFLALHTIAGELEDPFGQDANDLPLDALSIQIERAMRDTLGDRDLPPAAVPDARYRLD from the coding sequence ATGATCGTGCGCCCCAAAACCGGCTGGTTCCGCATGCTGTTCGCCTGGGAACACTCGGTGCGGAACACCATCTTGGCGCCGCTGGGCATCATCTTCCTGCTCTCGCTGGCGGCCCTCTGGGGGTATCGCCGCAGCGACGCCTTCTTCCTGTGTCTGAGCCCCGTGCCTTTCTCCCTGATCGGCGTGGCGCTGGCGATTTTCGCCAGCTTTCGCAACAACGCCTGCTACGAGCGGTATTGGGAAGGACGCAAGCAGTGGGGCGTGCTGTCATGCGCGACGCGCGATCTGGCGCGCTACGCGGTGACCGTGCCCAGTCCGGCAGCCGCCCCATCGGATGTCCGGCATCTAGTCAATACGCTGGCTGCCTTCGTGCACGTGCTCAAGCATCAATTGCGCGGCACCGACCCGAGCCGCGCGTTGCACGAGTTCCTGGGCGACGCACACGCCCGCGATGTGCTGCGGCGTGCGCACCGGCCGCAATATCTGTTGACCTGTGTGCAGCGGCAACTGGCGTCCTGGCGCCGGGACGCGCGCATCGACGATATCCTGCTGGCGGCGGCCCTGGCCCACCTGGACAGGCTTAGCCAGGCGGCCGGCGCCTGCGAGCGCATCAGGACCACGCCGGTGCCTTATCCCTATGAAGTCCTGCTGCATCGGACGACGTATTTTTATTGCGTCCTGCTGCCCTTCGGCCTGGTGGAGAGCATCGGGTGGGCTACCCCCATCGTGACGGTCTTCATCGCCTACGCATTCCTGGCCCTGCACACCATCGCGGGGGAACTGGAAGACCCCTTCGGACAGGACGCCAACGATCTTCCGCTGGATGCCTTGTCCATCCAGATCGAACGCGCGATGCGCGACACGCTGGGCGACCGGGACTTGCCGCCGGCCGCGGTGCCCGACGCGCGCTATCGTCTGGATTAA
- a CDS encoding vWA domain-containing protein, translated as MNALPTISFLWPRMLWLLVLVPILVLVYAWHERRRRRAAALYPALKVTGLRVQGRVGWRRHFPAVLILLAVAALLLAVARPQALMMLPSRLQTVILAMDASGSMRAEDIKPNRIQAARQAAKIFVNAQPADVSVGVVSVAGTASVAQAPSRRKEDVVAALDRLQPQRGTALGNGLIIALVTLLPKAGIDVDRFMNESAKAEKDKPPQRPEAARNAPGGRLDNGANGKALPKEGDATGPSADNSGAIVLLSDGENNTGPEALQAAQVAAEHGVRIYTVGIGTPEGVVITVDGWSSRVRLDETVLKKVADVTGGEYFRAEDAEALKKVYGLLSARLAFDKQDMVEITALFAALGALLAVCAGLLSLWWFGRVL; from the coding sequence ATGAATGCACTGCCCACCATCAGCTTCCTCTGGCCTCGCATGCTGTGGCTGCTGGTGCTCGTGCCGATATTGGTGCTCGTCTATGCCTGGCACGAGCGCCGCCGGCGCCGCGCGGCCGCGCTCTATCCGGCCTTGAAGGTCACCGGCCTGCGCGTGCAGGGGCGGGTGGGATGGCGGCGCCATTTCCCCGCGGTGCTGATCCTGCTCGCCGTGGCGGCGCTGCTGCTGGCCGTGGCGCGGCCGCAAGCCTTGATGATGCTGCCTTCGCGGCTGCAGACCGTCATCCTGGCCATGGACGCGTCCGGCAGCATGCGCGCGGAAGACATCAAGCCCAACCGCATCCAGGCCGCGCGCCAGGCGGCCAAGATCTTCGTCAATGCGCAGCCGGCCGATGTCAGCGTGGGCGTCGTGTCGGTGGCCGGGACGGCGTCGGTGGCGCAGGCCCCCAGCCGCAGGAAAGAAGACGTCGTGGCCGCGCTGGACCGCCTGCAGCCGCAGCGCGGTACCGCGCTGGGCAACGGCCTGATCATCGCGCTGGTCACCCTGCTGCCCAAGGCGGGTATCGACGTCGACCGTTTCATGAACGAGAGCGCCAAGGCCGAGAAGGACAAGCCGCCGCAACGGCCCGAGGCCGCGCGCAACGCGCCGGGCGGGCGCCTGGACAATGGCGCCAACGGAAAAGCCCTGCCCAAGGAGGGCGACGCCACCGGACCGTCCGCCGACAATTCGGGCGCCATCGTGCTCTTGTCGGACGGCGAGAACAATACCGGGCCGGAAGCGCTGCAGGCCGCGCAGGTGGCCGCCGAACACGGCGTGCGCATCTACACCGTGGGCATCGGCACCCCGGAAGGCGTGGTCATCACGGTGGACGGCTGGTCTTCCCGCGTGCGCTTGGACGAGACGGTGCTGAAGAAAGTCGCCGACGTCACCGGCGGCGAATATTTCCGCGCGGAAGACGCCGAGGCGCTCAAGAAAGTCTACGGCCTGCTCAGCGCCCGCCTGGCCTTCGATAAACAGGACATGGTGGAGATCACCGCGCTGTTCGCCGCGCTGGGGGCGTTGCTGGCGGTCTGCGCGGGCTTGTTGTCGCTGTGGTGGTTCGGGCGCGTCCTGTAA